One genomic region from Vitis riparia cultivar Riparia Gloire de Montpellier isolate 1030 chromosome 17, EGFV_Vit.rip_1.0, whole genome shotgun sequence encodes:
- the LOC117904062 gene encoding uncharacterized protein LOC117904062 encodes MAYSTMQAAFLILLLGLVTTKPALGISDNCLGMSTKLRACTNVLLENNLIPTLACCQTLGQIQTLESSIGINRTCVCVQGAVAEIVPARIIADIPLQVLAACGVNLAFNITASPNGCKA; translated from the coding sequence ATGGCTTACTCAACCATGCAGGCAGCTTTTCTCATCCTCCTCCTGGGTCTAGTCACCACCAAACCAGCCCTTGGAATATCAGATAATTGCTTGGGTATGTCCACTAAACTCCGAGCCTGTACTAATGTTCTGCTTGAAAATAATCTGATTCCGACTCTCGCATGCTGCCAAACCTTGGGCCAAATACAAACTCTTGAGTCCTCCATTGGAATCAACAGGACCTGTGTATGCGTCCAGGGCGCTGTGGCAGAGATTGTTCCCGCACGCATCATTGCTGATATCCCCCTCCAAGTGCTGGCTGCATGTGGTGTCAACCTGGCCTTTAACATTACAGCGAGTCCAAATGGCTGTAAAGCTTAA